A genomic region of Raphanus sativus cultivar WK10039 chromosome 6, ASM80110v3, whole genome shotgun sequence contains the following coding sequences:
- the LOC130496336 gene encoding uncharacterized protein LOC130496336: MQKKKKSKNVKKKMSGDGNYLELRRWMYTHRDANGRVTKEYLEGLETFMHQADSTPLAQESGKMFCPCRKCNNSKLATRENVWKHLINRGFMPNYYIWFQHGEGYNYENEASSSNSNFQNEPVDHLHNQHRYHQEEQMVDNYDRVHDMVADAFVAHDDDEVEEPNIDAKKFYEMLDAANQPLYSGCREGLSKLSLAARMMSIKTDHNLPESCMNAWTDLFKEYLPEDNVSADSYYEIQKLVYSLGLPSEMIDVCIDNCMLYWGDDEKLEECRFCKKPRFKPQGRGRNRVPYQRMWYLPITDRLKRLYQSEETAGKMRWHAEHTQTDGEMTHPSDARAWKHFNKIYPQFASNSRNVYMGLCTDGFSPFGMSGRQYSLWPVFMTPYNLPPDMCMQREFLFLTILIPGPNHPKRSLDVFLQPLIKELKDLWATGVRTYDCSTKTNFTMRAMLLWTISDFPAYGMLSGWTTHGRLSCPYCNGTTDAFQLKNGRKTSWFDCHRRFLPINHPYRRNRKLFRQKRVVRDTPPPYLTGEQIEQKIDYYGAQETVRCGGNWHVPGNMPDYYGVQHNWHKKSIFWELPYWKDLLLRHNLDVMHIEKNFFENIMNTILNVPGKTKDNQKSRLDLPDICSRPELHIKSNGQVPVPVFRLSSEQKSVLFNWVASAVKFPDGYVSNLSRCVEKGQKFSGMKSHDCHVFMQRLLPFAFAELLPTKVHEALAAIGAFFRDLSTRTLKEDVVEQLHENIPILLCNLEMIFPPSLFDVMEHLAVHLPYEALLRGPVHYGWMYQYERAMKYLKGKAKNLAKVEGSIIAGSLTEETSHFTSYYFAPNVRTRQRAPRRYDDGGVAPTYAVAGVPDIFSQIGRMGGKTKEVWWSSDEDAHSAHTYILLNCEDPFMRYFESLFVSQVQEAIPGISTSEVDKRKDRHFIKWLKSQVEYEDPDYPIWFHELVQGPLAKVTTSPMYFSRGFTFHTYEYGKHRATSNYGICVKGETDFYGILQEIIEVEFPGLLKLKCVIFKCDWFDPVVNRGVRFNKFGVVAVNGGRRYNKFEPFILASQADQVSFLPYPRLRESGISWLAVIKVTPRGRIIGGEEPPLQEEHINEVEEPEQQMEDILLIDPHNHEYEDLPDDTTDDAVEDEFNESDDVSSVEENDDVSE; this comes from the exons atgcaaaagaaaaaaaaatctaaaaacgtgaaaaaaaaaatgtctggtGATGGAAATTATTTAGAGTTGCGGAGATGGATGTAcacgcatagagatgctaacgggagagtgacgaaagagtaTCTGGAAGGActagagacatttatgcatcaagcagattctacaccgctcgcccaagaaagcggtaagatgttttgtccttgtcgaaaatgcaacaattcaaaactggcaactcgtgaaaatgtttggaagcatttaataaatagaggtttcatgccaaattactatatctggtttcaacatggagaaggttataattatgagaatgaagctagtagtagtaatagcaattttcagaatgaaccggttgatcatttgcataatcaacatagataccatcaggaggagcagatggtagataattatgatagggttcatgatatggtagctgatgcatttgttgctcatgatgatgatgaagttgaagaacctaacatagatgcaaaaaagttttatgaaatgttagatgctgcgaatcagccactttacagtggttgtagagaaggtctctctaaattgtcgttggctgctagaatgatgagtattaaaactgatcataatctacctgaaagttgcatgaatgcatggacagacttgtttaaagagtatttgccggaagacaatgtctctgctgattcttattatgagattcagaaactagtttatagtctggggttgccttctgagatgatagacgtttgcatcgacaactgcatgctctactggggagatgatgagaagttagaagagtgtcgattctgcaagaagccacgattcaaaccgcaaggacgaggacgtaatagggtaccgtaccaaaggatgtggtacctaccaattaccgacagattgaaaagattgtaccaatctgaggagactgctggaaaaatgagatggcatgccgagcatactcagacggatggtgagatgactcatccatcagatgcaagagcttggaaacattttaacaaaatatatccacaattcgctagcaatagccGAAATGTGTATATGGGATTATGCACGGACGGATTTAGTCCCTTCggtatgtcagggagacaatattcattgtggccagtctttatgacgccatacaacctgcctccagatatgtgcatgcaacgggagtttctgttcttgaccatattaatacctggtccgaaccatccaaaaaggtctctggatgtctttctacagccactgataaaagagttgaaagatttgtgggcaacaggggtgaggacgtacgactgctcaacgaagacaaattttacgatgcgagcgatgcttttgtggaccataagtgactttcctgcttatgggatgttgtctgggtggactacacatgggagattatcttgtccatattgtaatggaacgacagatgcatttcagctgaagaacggtaggaagacaagttggttcgattgtcaccggcgatttcttcccattaatcatccttatcgaagaaacaggaaattgtttaggcagaaaagggttgtgagagacactcctcctccgtatttaactggagaacaaATTGAACAGAAAATCGATTACTACGGAGCTCAAGAAACAGTTCgttgtggtggtaattggcatgttcccggtaatatgcctgattattatggagttcagcacaactggcacaagaagagtatattttgggagttgccgtattggaaagatcttcttttgcgccacaacctagatgtgatgcatattgagaagaatttttttgagaacatcatgaatacaatattgaatgttccagggaagacaaaagacaatcaaaaatcgaggttggacttgcctgatatttgctcaagacccgagttacatataaaaagcaATGGACAAGTTCCTGTACCggtattcagattgtcttcagaacaaaagtcggtcttgttcaactgggttgcatcagcagtgaagtttcctgatgggtatgtttcaaacctctctagatgtgttgaaaagggccaaaagttctccgggatgaagagtcatgattgtcatgtctttatgcaaagactacttccctttgcatttgcggagctacttcccacaaaagtacatgaagcacttgcag ccattggagcatttttcagggactTGAGCACTCGCACTCTTAAAGAGGATGTCGTAGAACAACTTCACGAGAACATTCcgatcttattgtgcaacttggagatgatatttcctccctcattatttgacgtcatggagcatttagctgtccacctcccgtatgaggcattgcttcgagGACCAGTACAttatggatggatgtatcagtatgagcgggccatgaaatatttgaagggaaaggcAAAAAACCtcgcaaaggttgaaggttctataattgctggaagtttgacggaagaaacatctcacttcacatcgtactactttgcaccTAATGTACGGACCCGACAAAGAGCTccaagaagatatgatgatggtggtgttgccccaacatatgcagttgctggtgttccggatatctttagccagattgggcgaaTGGGTGGGAAAacgaaagaggtttggtggtcgagtgatgaagacgcccatagtgcacacacttacattctacttaattgtgaggatccatttatgcgctattttgaaag cctatttgttagTCAAGTCCAAGAAGCTATCCCAGGCATATCCACAAGTGAGGTAGATAAAAGGAAAGATCGACACTTTATTaaatggttgaagagtcag gTTGAATATGAGGATCCAGATTATCCCATATGGTTTCACGAATTAGTTCAGGGTCCACTtgcaaaggtcaccacatcaccAATGTATTTCTCACGAGGCTTTACTTTTCATACGTACGAGTATGGTAAACACCGGGCGACCAGCAATTATGGAATTTGTGTGAAAGgcgaaaccgatttctacgggatcttgcaggagattattgaagtggaattccctgggttattgaagctgaaatgcgtcatattcaaatgtgactggttcgaccccgtggtcaacagaggtgttcgatttaacaaattcggtgtagttgctgtcaatggtggaaggaggtacaacaaattcgagcctttcatattAGCTTCGCAAGCAGACCAAGTTAGCTTCCTACCATACCCGAGGTTGCGAGAATCTGGAATAAGTTGGTTAGCTGTTATCAAAGTTACACCCCGTGGACGAATAAtcggtggagaagaaccacctttgcaagaagaacacatcaatgaagtcgaagaacctgaacaacaaatggaAGACATCctactcattgatccgcataatcatgagtatgaagatcttcccgacGATACCACTGACGATGCTGTTGaggacgagtttaatgaaagtgatgatgtttctagtgttgaagagaatgatgatgtatctgaatga
- the LOC108810191 gene encoding transcription factor bHLH113-like: protein MGDTSEYQDDRSFSELLMLSDGPPSSSDHHLINAGADGGEDSFGFVFSDPNGSRMLCFSGESQNDDKSLFLQPSLLPSGVSVSCPSCTTNICQNSNDACAENQFTKSSTKKRIGSVNGETMDHNRKPSKKCKQNQEKSSVGTAKVRKERLGERIAALQQLVSPYGKTDAASVLHEAMGYIKFLQDQIQVLCSPYLINYSLDGGVVTGDVRAGKKVRDLRSRGLCLAPVSSTVLVESSNGADFWSPATMGHSTSFSQ from the exons ATGGGAGATACCTCAGAGTATCAAGACGACAGAAGCTTCTCGGAGCTTCTTATGTTGTCGGACGGCCCTCCCAGCTCCTCAGACCACCATCTCATTAATGCTGGCGCCGATGGTGGAGAAGACAGCTTCGGTTTTGTATTCTCCGATCCTAATGGGTCAAGAATGCTCTGTTTCAGTGGGGAAAGCCAAAACGACGACAAATCGCTCTTCCTACAACCTTCTCTTCTTCCCTCCGGAGTCTCGGTTTCTTGCCCTTCATGCACTACTAACATTTGCCAGAACTCGAACGACGCGTGTGCGGAAAATCAATTTACCAAATCATCAACC aagaagagaatcgGGTCGGTTAATGGGGAAACTATGGATCATAACCGAAAACCTAGCAAAAAATGCAAGCAAAATCAGGAGAAATCATCAGTTGGAACTGCAAAG GTAAGGAAAGAAAGGTTAGGGGAAAGAATTGCAGCCTTGCAGCAATTGGTTTCTCCATACGGAAAG ACAGATGCAGCTTCTGTGCTGCATGAAGCGATGGGTTACATCAAATTCTTGCAAGACCAGATTCAAGTCCTCTGCTCTCCTTACCTGATAAACTATTCTCTT GACGGTGGAGTTGTAACCGGAGATGTTAGGGCGGGGAAGAAAGTTAGAGACTTGAGAAGCAGAGGATTATGTCTTGCACCTGTCTCATCCACCGTACTCGTGGAAAGTTCGAACGGCGCTGATTTCTGGTCACCTGCTACTATGGGTCACAGTACGTCATTCTCTCAATGA
- the LOC108809569 gene encoding LYR motif-containing protein At3g19508, giving the protein MKKVLRVYGGVLRLVRLLPADTRPYYAKYARENFVNYREVDVSETPLDELYQRAYNHSLWVLKKYSIDESAAKKMKEICFE; this is encoded by the exons ATGAAGAAGGTGCTGAGAGTATACGGCGGCGTTTTGAGGCTGGTCCGGCTTTTGCCGGCGGACACGAGGCCTTACTACGCCAAGTACGCAAGGGAGAACTTCGTTAACTACCGTGAAGTCGACGTAAGCGAAACACCCCTCGACGAACTCTATCAACGAGCTTACAATCACTCTCTCTGGGTACTCAAAAAG TATTCGATTGACGAATCCGCGgcgaagaagatgaaggagatTTGTTTCGAATGA
- the LOC108805682 gene encoding homeobox protein HAT3.1, which yields MHSANRRRTRSSGSGLDQTNPEVDKVPPVLQTPEAEIHMKHAEEPTRNEGKGISNGVSGEEHKSTTPVTGKKSSVPHRREVVLGLPCRGQFEIHRSSKKLGGGGGERNVVVSAHKRCEEAAGSSSVDVNAAPTPVDGSKKRKESIVRKSEVREDDEYTRIKKKLRYFLNRIRYEQSLIDAYSLEGWKGSSAEKLRPEKELERAKKEILKRKVKIRELFQHLDTLCAQGSIPESLFDSGGEISSEDIFCAKCGSKELPIDNDIILCDGFCDRGFHQYCVEPPLRKEDIPPDDESWLCPGCNCKDYSLDLLNESLGTKLSVSDSWEKVFPEAAAAMAGGGQSLDCDLPSDDFEDEEYDPDGLNDKADDEDGSDDSDESENEDGSCDESDCTSASDEMVETFKEAKDIMDLPSDDSEDDDYDPDAPVPDEDKMQECSDSDNTSDSEDLEASFKGDESNQQDEGKPGGKKSQLPDVPISESDTGIDDDGLVDVPGRRKVERLDYKKLYDDEYENVPTSSSDDEDWDKTAGKEDFESAEEGDNVPLKQHTEAEEHTSTKKPRQISKRESKKDTLKAPQEVPRENGCSGGKSSSAVYNKQTNPRTQRLFKSFEENRYPDITTRENLAKELEMTVKQVSSWFNNTRFSTNKRMASKEDVEKLRTGEGETSVAGSSEQTMETNSVIVNKIGALNITNTGSRKRKQYDEMLESFKEAKDIMDLPSDDSEDDDYDPDAPIHDEDKMQECSDSDNTSDSEDVESNHQDEVTQRGKPGRKNSQLPDVPISESDTGIDDDGLVDVPGRRKVERLDYKKLYDEEYENVSTSSSDDEDWDKTAGKEDLESAEEGDTVPLKQHSEAEEHTSTEKPRQISKRESKKDALEAPQEVRRENSCSGEKSSSAVYNKQTNPRTQRLFKSFEENRYPDINTRENLAKELEMTVKQVSSWFNNTRFSTSKRMASKEGVEKLRGEGETSVAGSSEQTMETNSVIENKIGASDLTNTGSRKRRRRLI from the exons ATGCATAGTGCTAATAGACGGAGAACGAGGAGTAGTGGATCTGGTTTGGACCAGACAAATCCAGAAGTTGACAAAGTTCCTCCTGTTCTACAAACACCAGAGGCAGAGATTCACATGAAACATGCAGAGGAACCGACGAGGAATGAGGGAAAGGGTATCTCCAATGGGGTTTCTGGTGAAGAACATAAGTCAACAACTCCTGTAACCGGAAAGAAGAGCTCAGTTCCCCATCGTCGTGAGGTTGTCCTTGGTCTTCCTTGCCGTGGACAATTCGAAATCCACCGGAGTTCTAAGAAGCtcggaggaggtggtggtgaaAGGAATGTGGTGGTTTCAGCTCACAAGAGATGTGAAGAAGCTGCTGGATCATCTTCCGTTGATGTTAATGCCGCACCCACGCCTGTAGATGGATCAAAGAAGAGGAAGGAATCTATTGTGAGGAAAAGCGAAGTTAGAGAAGATGATGAGTACACAAGAATCAAAAAGAAGCTTCGGTATTTTCTTAACAGGATTAGATACGAGCAAAGCCTAATTGACGCTTATTCTTTAGAAGGCTGGAAAGGTTCAAG TGCGGAGAAGCTAAGGCCAGAGAAAGAGCTTGAACGAGCCAAGAAGGAGATTCTAAAACGCAAGGTTAAAATCAGAGAGCTTTTTCAGCACCTGGACACACTCTGTGCCCAAGGAAGCATTCCAGAGTCTTTATTTGATTCTGGTGGAGAGATTTCTAGTGAGGAT ATCTTCTGCGCTAAATGTGGTTCTAAGGAGTTGCCTATTGATAATGATATCATACTATGCGACGGGTTTTGTGACCGTGGCTTTCACCAATACTGTGTTGAACCACCTTTGCGAAAAGAAGATA TTCCTCCGGATGATGAGAGTTGGTTATGCCCTGGATGTAATTGCAAAGATTACAGCTTGGACTTGCTTAATGAGTCTTTAGGGACAAAACTTTCGGTCAGCGACAGTTGGGAG AAAGTTTTTCCTGAGGCAGCAGCAGCAATGGCTGGTGGAGGTCAATCTCTGGACTGTGATCTTCCTTCAGATGATTTCGAGGACGAAGAGTATGATCCAGATGGTTTGAATGATAAAGCAGACGATGAAGATGGCAGTGATGACAGCGATGAGTCTGAGAACGAAGATGGGAGTTGTGATGAATCTGATTGCACATCTGCATCTGATGAAATGGTCGAAACGTTTAAAGAAGCGAAAGATATAATGGACCTTCCATCTGACGATTCTGAGGATGATGACTATGATCCTGATGCTCCGGTTCCTGATGAAGATAAAATGCAAGAATGTTCTGATTCAGATAATACATCAGACTCTGAGGATCTTGAGGCTTCCTTCAAAGGCGACGAGTCTAATCAGCAAGATGAAGGGAAACCCGGCGGAAAGAAATCTCAGCTCCCAGATGTTCCCATTTCAGAGTCAGATACTGGGATTGATGATGATGGTCTCGTAGATGTTCCTGGGAGGAGGAAGGTTGAAAGGCTGGACTACAAAAAGCTCTATGAT GATGAATATGAGAACGTTCCAACGTCTTCAAGTGATGATGAGGATTGGGATAAAACTGCAGGAAAAGAAGATTTCGAGTCTGCAGAAGAAGGGGACAACGTGCCTCTGAAACAGCACACAGAAGCAGAAGAACATACTTCTACCAAGAAACCTAGACAGATATCTAAAAGAGAAAGCAAAAAGGATACTTTGAAAGCGCCACAAGAAGTACCTAGAGAAAATGGTTGCTCTGGCGGAAAAAGCAGCTCTGCAGTATATAATAAACAGACAAACCCCAGAACCcag AGACTGTTCAAATCTTTTGAAGAGAATCGATATCCAGACATTACCACGAGAGAGAACTTAGCTAAAGAGTTGGAGATGACAGTTAAACAA GTTAGTAGCTGGTTTAATAATACGCGTTTTTCGACAAACAAAAGAATGGCTTCAAAGGAAGATGTTGAAAAGTTAAGAACAGGTGAAGGGGAGACATCTGTTGCTGGAAGTAGCGAACAAACCATGGAAACCAACTCAGTCATAGTGAATAAGATTGGAGCATTGAATATAACCAATACTGGatcaaggaaaagaaaacaatatgaTGAAATGCTTGAATCGTTTAAAGAAGCAAAAGATATAATGGACCTTCCATCTGACGATTCTGAGGATGATGACTATGATCCTGATGCTCCGATTCATGATGAAGATAAAATGCAAGAATGTTCTGATTCAGATAATACATCAGACTCTGAGGATGTTGAGTCTAATCACCAAGATGAAGTTACACAACGTGGTAAGCCCGGCAGGAAGAATTCTCAGCTCCCAGATGTTCCCATTTCAGAGTCAGATACTGGGATCGATGATGATGGTCTCGTAGATGTTCCTGGGAGGAGAAAGGTTGAAAGGCTGGACTACAAAAAGCTCTATGAT GAGGAATATGAGAATGTTTCAACGTCTTCAAGTGATGATGAGGATTGGGATAAAACTGCGGGAAAAGAAGACTTGGAGTCTGCAGAAGAAGGGGACACCGTACCTCTGAAACAGCACTCAGAAGCAGAGGAGCATACTTCTACCGAGAAACCTAGACAGATATCAAAAAGAGAAAGCAAAAAAGATGCTCTGGAAGCGCCACAAGAAGTACGTAGAGAAAATAGTTGCTCTGGCGAAAAAAGCAGCTCTGCAGTATATAATAAACAGACAAACCCCAGAACCCag AGACTGTTCAAATCTTTTGAAGAGAATCGATATCCAGACATTAACACGAGGGAGAACTTAGCTAAAGAGTTGGAGATGACAGTTAAACAA GTTAGTAGCTGGTTTAATAATACACGTTTTTCGACAAGCAAAAGGATGGCTTCAAAGGAAGGTGTTGAAAAGTTGAGAGGTGAAGGGGAGACATCTGTTGCTGGAAGTAGCGAACAAACAATGGAAACTAACTCAGTCATAGAGAATAAGATTGGGGCATCGGATTTAACCAATACTGGATCAAGGAAAAGAAGGCGAAGGTTGATTTAG